The Perca flavescens isolate YP-PL-M2 chromosome 23, PFLA_1.0, whole genome shotgun sequence genome has a window encoding:
- the glipr1a gene encoding GLIPR1-like protein 1: MGIVVQMLLWAWIVLDSGVCSVSLPEITDGKFIDECVREHNEARSSVSPSASDMLYMTWDEGLAITARAWARHCVFEHNIYLKDVRRVHPTFSSVGENIWTGYPPSTFDVQGAIKSWVDEKQDYDYSSNVCTHICGHYTQVVWASTYKVGCAAQLCPNGVKNTEFASEEGVIFVCNYATAGNVNERRPYERGTSCSGCKGNCEKKLCRSQERDSQKSYNWTPDWDPALATNYATILIVRPTALIFTFITAYAVHHFYPDVFCYE, from the exons ATGGGGATTGTGGTTCAGATGTTGTTATGGGCCTGGATTGTCCTGGACTCGGGAGTGTGTTCAGTCTCACTGCCAGAAATCACTGATGGGAAGTTCATTGATGAATGTGTGAGGGAACACAACGAGGCCCGGTCATCTGTCAGTCCGTCTGCAAGTGACATGCTGTACATG ACATGGGATGAGGGCTTGGCCATTACTGCAAGAGCATGGGCAAGGCACTGTGTGTTTGAACACAACATCTACCTCAAAGATGTCCGCCGTGTGCACCCTACCTTCTCCTCTGTTGGAGAAAACATATGGACAGGCTATCCACCATCAACTTTTGATGTGCAGGGGGCCATAAAAAGTTGGGTTGATGAAAAACAAGACTATGACTACAGCAGCAATGTCTGCACACACATCTGTGGCCACTACACACAG GTTGTGTGGGCAAGCACCTACAAGGTTGGTTGTGCTGCCCAGCTGTGCCCGAATGGTGTCAAAAACACAGAATTTGCTTCTGAAGAGGGTGTCATTTTTGTATGCAACTATGCCACAGC GGGTAACGTGAACGAAAGGAGACCATATGAACGAGGGACGAGCTGCTCTGGATGTAAAGGGAACTGTGAGAAAAAACTCTGCC GTAGCCAAGAACGAGATTCACAGAAAA GTTACAACTGGACCCCAGATTGGGACCCTGCTCTGGCCACCAACTATGCGACAATTCTAATTGTCCGGCCCACTGCCCTCATCTTCACCTTCATCACAGCGTATGCAGTCCACCACTTTTATCCCGATGTCTTCTGCTACGAATAG